A window of the Zeugodacus cucurbitae isolate PBARC_wt_2022May chromosome 2, idZeuCucr1.2, whole genome shotgun sequence genome harbors these coding sequences:
- the LOC105213511 gene encoding general odorant-binding protein 99a, translated as MKFFIVILAVVALAYAEDDWVPKNAAEIKVIRQECFKDFPLSEEYIQKMKSFEYPDEEPVRKYLLCTAKKLGVFCEHQGYHADRVAKQFKMDLDEAEVLAIAEGCVDKNVEGSSADVWAYRGHKCLMASKIGDRVKAYIKKTVEEAKKQ; from the exons atgaaATTCTTCATTGTAAtccttgctgttgttgcactg GCATACGCCGAAGATGATTGGGTGCCAAAAAATGCTGCCGAAATCAAAGTTATCCGCCAGGAATGCTTCAAGGATTTCCCACTCAGCGAGGAATACATCCAGAAGATGAAGAGCTTTGAATACCCCGATGAAGAACCAGTGCGCAAGTACTTGCTTTGTACCGCTAAGAAATTGGGTGTCTTCTGCGAACATCAAGGTTATCATGCCGATCGTGTTGCCAAGCAATTCAAAATGGATTTGGATGAGGCTGAGGTTCTCGCCATCGCTGAGGGTTGTGTGGACAAGAATGTGGAGGGCAGCAGCGCTGATGTGTGGGCCTACCGTGGACACAAGTGTCTGATGGCCAGCAAGATCGGCGATCGTGTGAAGGCTTACATCAAGAAGACCGTAGAAGAAgcaaagaaacaataa